The following proteins come from a genomic window of Vidua chalybeata isolate OUT-0048 chromosome 2, bVidCha1 merged haplotype, whole genome shotgun sequence:
- the LCP1 gene encoding plastin-2 isoform X2 encodes MASTAHFSEEEMAELREAFSKVDISGNGFIDTNDLTEVLKAANLPLPGYKARELIQSLTATGNGRISFDEFISIFQDLKSDDVAKSFRKQINKKEGICAIGGTSEQSSAGTQHSYSEEEKYAFVNWINKALEKDPDCKHVVPMNPETDDLFQAVGDGIVLCKMINFSVPDTIDERTINKKKLTPFTIQENLNLALNSASAIGCHVVNIGAEDLKEGKPYLVLGLLWQVIKIGLFADIEISRNEALIALLREGESLEDLMKLSPEDLLLRWANYHLENAGCNKVNNFSSDIKDSRAYYHLLNQVAPKGDEEGIPAITIDMSGLREKDDVQRAECMLQQAERLGCRQFVTATDVVRGNPKLNLAFIANLFNKYPALHKPENQDIDWSSIEGETREERTFRNWMNSLGVNPRVNHLYSDLSDALVIFQLYEKIKVPVDWNRVNKPPYPKLGGNMKKLENCNYAVELGKNQAKFSLVGIAGQDLNEGNRTLTLALIWQLMRRYTLNILEDIGGGEKVNDEIIVSWVNETLTSAGKDSTISSFKDSKISTSMPVLDLIDAIQPGSIKYDLLKTEDLNDEEKLNNAKYAISMARKIGARVYALPEDLVEVKPKMVMTVFACLMGKGMKKV; translated from the exons ATGGCATCGACAGCACACTTCTCCGAGgaggagatggcagagctccGGGAGGCCTTCAGCAAAGTTG ATATCAGCGGGAATGGCTTCATCGATACCAATGATTTAACAGAGGTGTTGAAGGCTGCCAATCTCCCTCTCCCAGGATATAAAGCCAGAGAGCTCATTCAGAGTCTGACAGCCACAGGGAATGGCAGGATCAGTTTTGATGAATTTATTTCA ATTTTCCAAGACCTGAAGAGTGATGATGTTGCCAAGTCGTTCCGAAAGCAAATCAACAAGAAGGAGGGGATCTGTGCCATCGGTGGGACATCAGAGCAGTCCAGTGCTGGCACACAACACTCCTACTCAG aggaagaaaaatatgccTTTGTCAACTGGATTAACAAAGCCCTTGAGAAGGACCCTGACTGCAAGCACGTGGTGCCAATGAATCCAGAAACAGATGACCTCTTCCAGGCAGTTGGTGATGGCATAGTGCTTTG taaGATGATCAACTTTTCAGTGCCAGATACCATTGATGAGAGAACAATCAACAAAAAGAAACTCACACCCTTCACAATACAG GAAAATCTGAACCTGGCCCTGAACTCTGCTTCAGCCATTGGGTGCCATGTTGTTAACATTGGAGCTGAAGACTTAAAAGAAGGGAAACCTTACCTGGTTCTGGGTCTTTTATGGCAAGTCATCAAAATTGGACTCTTTGCTGACATAGAGATCAGCAGGAATGAAG CCTTGATTGCTCTTCTGAGAGAAGGAGAGAGCCTGGAGGATCTGATGAAGTTGTCTCCAGAGGATCTGCTGTTGAGATGGGCAAACTATCACCTGGAAAATGCAGGATGCAACAAAGTCAACAACTTCAGCTCAGACATCAAG GACTCAAGAGCTTATTACCATTTGCTGAACCAAGTTGCCCCTAAGGGAGATGAAGAAGGCATTCCAGCTATTACTATTGACATGTCAGGATTAAGG GAGAAGGACGACGTGCAGCGCGCCGAGTGCATGCTGCAGCAGGCCGAGCGCCTCGGCTGCCGCCAGTTCGTCACCGCCACCGACGTCGTCCGGGGCAACCCCAAGCTCAATCTGGCCTTCATTGCCAACTTGTTCAACAAATACCCTGCCCTGCATAAGCCAGAGAACCAGGACATTGACTGGAGCTCCATTGAAG GTGAGACAAGGGAAGAAAGGACATTTAGGAACTGGATGAACTCCCTTGGTGTTAATCCACGTGTAAATCACCTGTACAG tgACCTGTCAGATGCCTTGGTTATCTTCCAACTCTATGAAAAGATCAAAGTGCCAGTAGACTGGAACAGGGTGAACAAACCACCATATCCTAAACTGGGTGGCAACATGAAGAAG CTTGAAAACTGCAACTATGCAGTGGAACTGGGAAAGAATCAAGCCAAATTTTCCCTTGTTGGCATTGCTGGGCAAGATCTGAATGAAGGAAACCGTACACTCACGCTGGCCTTAATCTGGCAGTTGATGAGAAG GTACACCCTAAATATCCTTGAAGACATTGGTGGTGGAGAGAAGGTCAATGATGAAATTATTGTCAGCTGGGTCAATGAAACACTCACTTCAGCTGGGAAGGATTCAACCATCTCCAGTTTCAAG GATAGCAAAATCAGCACCAGCATGCCAGTCCTGGATCTCATTGATGCCATCCAACCAGGGTCAATCAAGTATGACCTCTTGAAAACAGAGGACCTGAATGATGAGGAGAAACTAAATAATGCTAA ATATGCCATCTCTATGGCAAGAAAAATTGGAGCAAGAGTCTATGCCCTTCCAGAAGACCTGGTTGAAGTAAAACCCAAAATGGTCATGACAGTGTTTGCTTGCCTtatgggaaaaggaatgaaGAAAGTTTAA
- the LCP1 gene encoding plastin-2 isoform X1, protein MASTAHFSEEEMAELREAFSKVDISGNGFIDTNDLTEVLKAANLPLPGYKARELIQSLTATGNGRISFDEFISIFQDLKSDDVAKSFRKQINKKEGICAIGGTSEQSSAGTQHSYSEEEKYAFVNWINKALEKDPDCKHVVPMNPETDDLFQAVGDGIVLCKMINFSVPDTIDERTINKKKLTPFTIQENLNLALNSASAIGCHVVNIGAEDLKEGKPYLVLGLLWQVIKIGLFADIEISRNEALIALLREGESLEDLMKLSPEDLLLRWANYHLENAGCNKVNNFSSDIKQPDFYSIIKDSRAYYHLLNQVAPKGDEEGIPAITIDMSGLREKDDVQRAECMLQQAERLGCRQFVTATDVVRGNPKLNLAFIANLFNKYPALHKPENQDIDWSSIEGETREERTFRNWMNSLGVNPRVNHLYSDLSDALVIFQLYEKIKVPVDWNRVNKPPYPKLGGNMKKLENCNYAVELGKNQAKFSLVGIAGQDLNEGNRTLTLALIWQLMRRYTLNILEDIGGGEKVNDEIIVSWVNETLTSAGKDSTISSFKDSKISTSMPVLDLIDAIQPGSIKYDLLKTEDLNDEEKLNNAKYAISMARKIGARVYALPEDLVEVKPKMVMTVFACLMGKGMKKV, encoded by the exons ATGGCATCGACAGCACACTTCTCCGAGgaggagatggcagagctccGGGAGGCCTTCAGCAAAGTTG ATATCAGCGGGAATGGCTTCATCGATACCAATGATTTAACAGAGGTGTTGAAGGCTGCCAATCTCCCTCTCCCAGGATATAAAGCCAGAGAGCTCATTCAGAGTCTGACAGCCACAGGGAATGGCAGGATCAGTTTTGATGAATTTATTTCA ATTTTCCAAGACCTGAAGAGTGATGATGTTGCCAAGTCGTTCCGAAAGCAAATCAACAAGAAGGAGGGGATCTGTGCCATCGGTGGGACATCAGAGCAGTCCAGTGCTGGCACACAACACTCCTACTCAG aggaagaaaaatatgccTTTGTCAACTGGATTAACAAAGCCCTTGAGAAGGACCCTGACTGCAAGCACGTGGTGCCAATGAATCCAGAAACAGATGACCTCTTCCAGGCAGTTGGTGATGGCATAGTGCTTTG taaGATGATCAACTTTTCAGTGCCAGATACCATTGATGAGAGAACAATCAACAAAAAGAAACTCACACCCTTCACAATACAG GAAAATCTGAACCTGGCCCTGAACTCTGCTTCAGCCATTGGGTGCCATGTTGTTAACATTGGAGCTGAAGACTTAAAAGAAGGGAAACCTTACCTGGTTCTGGGTCTTTTATGGCAAGTCATCAAAATTGGACTCTTTGCTGACATAGAGATCAGCAGGAATGAAG CCTTGATTGCTCTTCTGAGAGAAGGAGAGAGCCTGGAGGATCTGATGAAGTTGTCTCCAGAGGATCTGCTGTTGAGATGGGCAAACTATCACCTGGAAAATGCAGGATGCAACAAAGTCAACAACTTCAGCTCAGACATCAAG CAGCCTGACTTCTACAGCATTATAAAG GACTCAAGAGCTTATTACCATTTGCTGAACCAAGTTGCCCCTAAGGGAGATGAAGAAGGCATTCCAGCTATTACTATTGACATGTCAGGATTAAGG GAGAAGGACGACGTGCAGCGCGCCGAGTGCATGCTGCAGCAGGCCGAGCGCCTCGGCTGCCGCCAGTTCGTCACCGCCACCGACGTCGTCCGGGGCAACCCCAAGCTCAATCTGGCCTTCATTGCCAACTTGTTCAACAAATACCCTGCCCTGCATAAGCCAGAGAACCAGGACATTGACTGGAGCTCCATTGAAG GTGAGACAAGGGAAGAAAGGACATTTAGGAACTGGATGAACTCCCTTGGTGTTAATCCACGTGTAAATCACCTGTACAG tgACCTGTCAGATGCCTTGGTTATCTTCCAACTCTATGAAAAGATCAAAGTGCCAGTAGACTGGAACAGGGTGAACAAACCACCATATCCTAAACTGGGTGGCAACATGAAGAAG CTTGAAAACTGCAACTATGCAGTGGAACTGGGAAAGAATCAAGCCAAATTTTCCCTTGTTGGCATTGCTGGGCAAGATCTGAATGAAGGAAACCGTACACTCACGCTGGCCTTAATCTGGCAGTTGATGAGAAG GTACACCCTAAATATCCTTGAAGACATTGGTGGTGGAGAGAAGGTCAATGATGAAATTATTGTCAGCTGGGTCAATGAAACACTCACTTCAGCTGGGAAGGATTCAACCATCTCCAGTTTCAAG GATAGCAAAATCAGCACCAGCATGCCAGTCCTGGATCTCATTGATGCCATCCAACCAGGGTCAATCAAGTATGACCTCTTGAAAACAGAGGACCTGAATGATGAGGAGAAACTAAATAATGCTAA ATATGCCATCTCTATGGCAAGAAAAATTGGAGCAAGAGTCTATGCCCTTCCAGAAGACCTGGTTGAAGTAAAACCCAAAATGGTCATGACAGTGTTTGCTTGCCTtatgggaaaaggaatgaaGAAAGTTTAA